One Mastomys coucha isolate ucsf_1 unplaced genomic scaffold, UCSF_Mcou_1 pScaffold7, whole genome shotgun sequence genomic window, TATCTGTCACCTTCATTGGGTTTTTGATAGAATTAATATGCTGTATGactaatattttttgtttctaacaattgtgtgtgtgtgtgtgtgtgtgtgtgtgtgtgtgtgtgtgtgtgtgtgttaggtgctTATCTTCTGTTATTTACAAAACATTTTGAAAGGAAGATGTCAATGATATGGATATATTTTGCATGAACCAACAATAGGAATTTGAAGCAACTGACTAAGATTTTAGTGCTtccaaacaatttttatttttagagatgagagaaaaattaaaagggaGCTTTGCAGTACCATCTTATAAAGAGGCATCTCAGAAGCAGATTGTATCAATTTGCTATTAACAGTTGTTTTGATCCACTATTTTGTATTTGATGACCTCAAGATAAGTATTTACTTTTCGAGAATCTCTGAGCAGGCAGCGGATCAGggtatagaaagaaaaacatcgaACATCTTCGTTGCTTGACTGCAAAGATGCCAGTCCAGACCAGGCAAGGTAGGTCTCATTATCTCTTTCTCCAATCTGAATGTGATCAGCAAAAGGATAGTCAGccaattattaattatattttaaatgtttatttttataaatattgaatatagatttataaacatatttgtattcttaatattgtaatatatatatatatatagattttcATAGATATGCTTCAGTATACCCCTACTGAATACATTTTCTCGCACATGTGAAATCCCTAATAAAATGTTTCTTGCagtagttatttattatttatatgagtacactgttgctatcttcagacataccaaaaaGGGACCATCAGattccactacagatggttgtaagccaccatgtggttgctgggaattgaactcaggaccttggaagagtagtcagcttaatcactgagctatctctccagtccccaagtgGCTACTTTGTAAACATGAATGTGGCAacaggaaaatgaaggaaatgctttcatttttattactgaaCAAACTTTGTCCTCAGCATAGACCCAGTCTTGATTTTTGTAATTCATAAAATTTGACCTTAAATCTAATTTTTCTCTTACTTTCAACCAAATCAGTTCTCAAAATAATGTGTGTACAAAAACTCTAGAGCACATGAGGATTGCTATGTGTGAATTAAGAGAAATAATCAATGCATGACTGAGATAAGATCTGCTGAGGTAGTTAGGTATCTGTTCTTTaagtttttgcattttttgtcataatttaattatatcaattcttctctttcttgcttccATTCTCTCCTCCAATATATGACCTCTTTTGTAATTATTGTTACCTGCAAATATTTCTATGTATCTACACATGTAGTCCTAAGTATAACCTGATCAGACTGtaaataatgttacttgtatgtatgtattcagggCTGGACATTTGGATTTTGAAAGCCAATTGATGGACTTTTCCTTGGGAAAAACTTTTCCTCCTACTATCAACATTTCTGCTCCCTGCAGTCCGTTGTATAGAACTCTGTGTAGTTCCTCATGAACTGTCCTCCCATGCACTGTCCAAGTTGGCATGTCTAATGGGGTTTGttattttcatcttatattttagGAAGTCATGTGGGTAAGACCCTGTTGGTGACCCATCTGACATTCATAGGAGGCATATTTTTAGAGCAAACTCCCTGATTCTCTGGTTCTGAaattgttcctctctctcttctgcagtgCTCCCTGAGTTTTACATGTGggaatgttttgtagatatatccaCTGGGACTGGCCTTCACAATGATACATTTTGaacagttgtggttttctgttatAATCTGTATAACTGACATTTTTAATCATTGTTTTTcaagtaaaacatttaaatgcaTATGTCATTTCATCCCATTTAGGCATGAAAAAAGGTAAGAACTGCCAGAAGACTGCTCACCATGCGGAGAATTGTTTTAACACCCGTTGTGAGTTCATCAAATTTTGTCTGAATTTCTCTGGCTTTTGAGATAAGGGAAGAAGGATCTCCTTGCATTGTAGACATTTCATTCACAAGATGATTCAGAGTGTTGGTCCAAGAATTCAAAAGACTGTGTACCAATGTCAGTAGTGTTTCTGGCTAAGTAATACAATACAATGAGATAAAGTGGGGTTTTGCTCAAGACAATAAAATATCTGTAgctattcatattattttatacatggTACAAATTATATAAGTAAAACTGTAGCTACTGGTGCCATATTATGAAATTGTATCGAAATTTTAACTCAGAACATCCAATATATTATTCTATGAAGCTCCTAGTGAAGTAACCTTTCTCAATAAGTGAGATTTCCTGCTCAAACACTCATTGTTCATGCTTCCAATTCTTTACtacatttatatcatttttattatttcaactgAAGACCCACAGAGTGCATGGggcattaaagaaaatatataaaataaatggtgTTGTATGAATGTATAGGGCTATATGATAATGTTAAACTCAATCCTGAAATTAATTATGGCAAACAATTACATATGAGAGATGATAACAAGTATAAATTTGAACTGACATTATACGCAGATTTTTTATCATATATACAGGATGATTGTATCTTCAGAACACAGTACAATGTTCATTGGACTGTTTGCTCAGAtagtt contains:
- the LOC116082173 gene encoding prolactin-2B1 translates to MLLSLTQVFSSRASLLLFLASYLLLWENVVSTSTCAEKDANIQDPLEKLLTLTTFMSHVVSSETAKLFSEFNNQYAQGKRYNDRIPETCHTAFFDTPANKEQSLGRNPETLLTLVHSLLNSWTNTLNHLVNEMSTMQGDPSSLISKAREIQTKFDELTTGVKTILRMIGERDNETYLAWSGLASLQSSNEDVRCFSFYTLIRCLLRDSRKVNTYLEVIKYKIVDQNNC